Proteins encoded together in one Kutzneria kofuensis window:
- a CDS encoding lysophospholipid acyltransferase family protein has translation MLYWVMKYVLLGPLLRLFFRPRIEGLENVPETGGAILASNHLAVSDSFFLPLMVPRRITFPAKSDYFTQKGFKGALKRMFFTGVGQVPIDRSGAAAAQGALDTLVRLLKDGQLIGIYPEGTRSPDGRLYKGKTGMARVALEAGVPIIPVAMFGTDKANPIGSKMWYPYPIRIKIGKPLDFSRYHGMDGDRFIERSITDEVMYALMELSGQEYVDVYAAKLKEAKAVATPAPRAPTEPARADKVPS, from the coding sequence GTGCTGTACTGGGTGATGAAGTACGTCCTGCTTGGCCCCCTGCTGCGCCTGTTCTTCCGGCCCAGGATCGAGGGCCTCGAGAACGTGCCCGAGACCGGCGGCGCGATACTGGCCAGCAACCACCTGGCCGTGTCGGACTCGTTCTTCCTGCCGCTGATGGTGCCGCGCCGGATCACGTTCCCGGCCAAGAGCGACTACTTCACCCAGAAGGGGTTCAAGGGCGCGCTCAAGCGGATGTTCTTCACCGGCGTCGGCCAGGTGCCGATCGACCGCTCGGGCGCCGCGGCCGCGCAGGGCGCCCTGGACACGCTGGTCCGGCTGCTCAAGGACGGCCAGCTGATCGGCATCTACCCCGAGGGCACGCGCTCCCCGGACGGCCGCCTGTACAAGGGCAAGACCGGCATGGCCCGGGTGGCCCTCGAGGCCGGCGTGCCGATCATCCCGGTGGCCATGTTCGGCACCGACAAGGCCAACCCCATCGGCTCGAAGATGTGGTACCCGTACCCGATCCGGATCAAGATCGGCAAGCCGCTGGACTTCTCCCGCTACCACGGCATGGACGGCGACCGGTTCATCGAGCGGTCCATCACCGACGAGGTCATGTACGCCCTGATGGAGCTGTCCGGCCAGGAGTACGTGGACGTCTACGCGGCCAAGCTGAAGGAGGCCAAGGCGGTCGCGACGCCCGCGCCGCGCGCCCCGACGGAGCCCGCGCGCGCCGACAAGGTGCCCAGCTGA